The Girardinichthys multiradiatus isolate DD_20200921_A chromosome 21, DD_fGirMul_XY1, whole genome shotgun sequence genomic sequence GAGGGcgttctttatttatttcttggcAAATTCCTTTGAACAGTTATAACTGAAAGTTTTACATCGTCACAAATGTGTTTTGAGGCTTTAGTTTTAGgagttttttcaaatttttgtgCAGAGTGATCTGATGTTTTAATTCCttgcaaagtgttttttttttttttttttttcttagtttaaAACTTATTAAGCTGCTGTTGAGAATATTGCTACATAAAGAATGGTTTGCCAAATCAAGAACTTCAAGGGAGAGGTTCAGTTGACGTTGAGCAGCTTGAAGATGTCCAGCGGGCAACAGAACCATCTCTTGCTGAGGAATGTGCTACAGAATCACGTTGCCGCCTGTGCAGAGCTTTTTCAACACTGGCAGCAGTTATTTTCTAATCTATCTTTCTAGTTGTTCAGGACAGAAAAACTATTTAAGCAAAATGAGGTTTTCCATTATTCCTGAATCATCTTGGTACAATCCATTGAATCTTTACCCTGACCAACACCTCTGACCACGATGATGAGGGTTTGCTATCAATATTAAACAATTGTTTTCTCTATTTAGGAGCTAGAGTGATCTTGGCATGCCGGGATATGGAGAAAGCTCAGGCGGCTGTGACGGAAATCGTCGAAAGCTCCGGCAACGACGGCGTCGTCTGCATGAAACTTGATTTGTCAGACAGCAAATCTATCAGAGAGTTTGCGGAAGAAATCAATAAAAGTAAACTGACttgtttatttggaaaaataaaacattaatttaccTAAATCCTATTGGAGTTAAGGAGTTAAtgtttttgggttgtttttgttttttgcagatgaGGCGAAACTCAACTTCCTCATCAACAATGCAGGTGTGATGGTTTGTCCGTACGGGAAAACTGCCGATGGCTTCGAGATGCAGATTGGAGTCAATCACTTTGGTAAATACAACCAGTCACAGATGGACTATCTTAGGCCCTGTTCAGACCTGGTTTTAATACGTGTCCTGCCTGATCCAAGTGTGAGTAAACCGACATGCCGAGAATTCACACCTGGCATTCAAATCTGTCCTGTCTGATTGAATCACAGTTGCccacatgtacaggtccttctcaaaatattagcatattgtgataaagttcattattttccataatgtaatgatgaaaatttaacattcatatattttagattcattgaacattaactgaaatatttcaggtcttttattgtcttaatacggatgattttggcatacagctcatgaaaacccaaaattcctatctcacaaaattagcatatttcatccaaccaataaaagaaaagtgtttttaatacaaaaaacgtcaaccttcaaataatcatgtacagttatgcactcaatacttggtcgggaatcctttggcagaaatgactgcttcaatgcggcgtggcatggaggcaatcagcctgtggcactgctgaggtcttatggaggcccaggatgcttcgatagcggcctttagctcatccagagtgttgggtcttgagtctctcaacgttctcttcacaatatcccacagattctctatggggttcaggtcaggagagttggcaggccaattgagcacagtgataccatggtcagtaaaccatttaccagtggttttggcactgtgagcaggtgccaggtcgtgctgaaaaatgaaatcttcatctccataaagcttttcagcagatggaagcatgaagtgctccaaaatctcctgatagctagctgcattgaccctgcccttgataaaccacagtggaccaacaccagcagctgacacggcaccccagaccatcactgactgtgggtacttgacactggacttctggcattttggcatttccttctccccagtcttcctccagactctggcaccttgatttccgaatgacatgcagaatttgctttcatccgaaaaaagtactttggaccactgagcaacagtccagtgctgcttctctgtagcccaggtcaggcgcttctgccgctgtttctggttcaaaagtggcttgacctggggaatgcggcacctgtagcccatttcctgcacacgcctgtgcacggtggctctggatgtttctactccagactcagtccactgcttccgcaggtcccccaaggtctggaatcggcccttctccacaatcttcctcagggtccggtcacctcttctcgttgtgcagcgttttctgccacatttttccttcccacagacttcccactgaggtgccttgatacagcactctgggaacagcctattcattcagaaatgtctttctgtgtcttaccctcttgcttgagggtgtcaatagtggccttctggacagcagtcaggtcggcagtcttacccatgattggggttttgagtgatgaaccaggctgggagttttaaaggcctcaggaatcttttgcaggtgtttagagttaactcgttgattcagatgattaggttcataggtcgtttagagacccttttaatgatatgctaattttatgagataggaattttgggttttcatgagctgtatgccaaaatcatccgtattaagacaataaaagacctgaaatatttcagttagtgtgcaatgaatctaaaatatatgaatgttaatttttcatcatgacattatggaaaataatgaactttatcacaatatgctaatattttgagaaggacctgtatataaaccTATAGCCACGTCGCATGTAAATTGGAGATATGGCCCTTACAAGCTTCCATACAGGGGCATAAACCATCACggttgagtttttttgttttcctctgcaCTCTCCAGCGTTATGAACCTGACTGTCGGAGGAGGGGAAGTCCGCTAGAGTGGGTTCATTCAGCAccaaagctgtaaaaaaaaaaaaaataacacttcAGAGTAATTCACTTATCCTTACAGCTGCTAAtttcaactgataaataaaCCCCCTGTGGCCCTTGGTTACATGTAATATCCAGCTGAGGGCACTCCGCACTTTATCATTATTCGCTATATTGTTACACGATCTAGCGGCAATCCACcctattgatttatttattttttgctctgTGGCGCTTTATAAATGTGTTGACACAAAACTACTGAAGTCCATATGTAACATAAACCTTGACATGGAAAAATGTGATTCAGATAGTCTTTGAAACGTTAATCACTAAACATTAGGGTGAAAAAGTTTTCTTCAGTTTAAATGGATTAAGAATCAATCTGGTGAGCAGATTATGTTCTCTTggtaaaaaaaatcagcttttaTACAAACTTTCATCTGAGTCGAGATTTGGCTGTCAGAGCTGGTACATATCCTCCATATTTTTGGTAATTTGGTCGTTTTTTATAATtaacagtgaaaaaaaacatagataTGAGGCCTAAATTTTGCACATTTGGAGTTTATGTGATTGAGCTGATTAATGAAAAGGATATTATCCCTTAGTCAGTTTAGTCCTTCCTGTTGCATTTAAGTCAAAGCtcataaaatgtataaatcttAAGGCACACAGATGAACTTTTCTTCCTAGAATATTTTTTGATGAAATTTACTTCTGCAACAGTTGTAGGatttgttaaagaagcattaATGGGATTGGCCTACTTTGTGAATTCAGACCATTTGTTTACTGAGCTGCACCACTTCTAATAAcactcatttatagtaaaaaCCTGTAGTTAAACAAGCCTGAAACAGACCCTTGCTCTCTGAAAACTATTCATGTTCAATTAattcgttttttgtttttaatgaaggtcgtagctaaaaaaaaaaaaaaaaaaaaccttcaacaTGGTTGTCTTATAGtagttttaatattgtttttgtaaacCCATAGAATTGAAGTTAAAATGGTAGTCTTTCTTTCCCCTTTAGGTCATTTTCTACTGACATACTTGTTGATTGACCTGATTAAAAGATCGGCCCCGGCCAGAATCATTAACGTGTCCTCCATGGCTCACTCCTGGGGCTCCATCACTCTGGAGGACATCAACAGCGAGAAGAGCTACAACAAGAACAAGGCTTACGCACAGAGCAAGCTCGCTAATGTGCTCTTCACCCGCTCACTGGCCAAAAGATTAGAAGGTAAGGTTCACCACCTCATCTCTGCTGTTTTAGTTTCTCCCGGCGGTGGAATAGTTTCACTaataaattcattttctttAGCAAGTTGAACATCAGCCCCTCTGACATAATTCTGACTGAATATTTGACCGCTATGCTTGGCAGAATtcatagttttatttaaattgaatgcAGATTTTAAGCGCTGTCCACAAATCTTCAACAGGGCTGAGGTTGGTTACAAATCCAGTTTGGatttgtgtttgggatcattgttttAAACTCTGTGTAAATATTAGCTTTGCGAACGGCCCAACGATGGTTTTACGTTGACCTGAGCTCCCCCGTCGAGATGCGCTTCCGCTCCGTTCCACTGCGATTTGAGTCAACGCAGGAAAATGTTAATCAGCTGACTGCTCAGTCTGCTACTAAATAGTGAAGGAATGAAACAAACCAGTGCACCCTCTCCATTATTCCTCGTTTAGTTAATTGCATCATAGGCTAATAATACAGGTTATGATGGACCCAGACTGAAGCTGACAATTACAGCCGAAAGAAGTTAAAAACCTGTAGCGACTTACCCCGCTGCTGTAGTTGACCAGATCCttgacactgtaaaaaaaaaaatgttttaaatacacCACATTCATGATTGCGttgaaactatttattttagtatAGAATGACGCTTTATTTGTTCCTCAGTGTTAAAATATATTCGTATTAACGTCGCAGTCAAATCAGTCACACAGTGGCCCTCTAAAGatgagcaattataagaaaagaaTAGAAATACACGGCTGAATCAAGGGTATGTACTTCCATAAAAGATATTAAGACTTATACTAAATGTGTACCGTTTTGCCAACCAAAGTGATgcttaaattatatatttttctaaatatggGCTGAATTGTCCTCTACTCTCTGGTTTTGCCCTAATTAAGGAAGTTAAAATACTAGAAAGAATCCTGTGCCTTCAGAAAACTGTGTTGTGGTATCAAGCTGGTATtgagtatttttcttagtatCTGTATCGCGTAATATCCCGAGTGAGGATGTTGCCATGTGCATCTGATGAGATACGCCTGTGTAATTtggggtgtcctaatttattcctGACAAGAAAAagcttccccccccccccccccaagacATTTTACAGACATTTTCAAAAAGGTATTTTCTTAGATCTTCAAACATCTTTACAAATGTGTGAAATGTTGAATGCATATAAGCTTCTGCAGTGTGACTGGTATAAGGATGCTGAATATGTGGTCTTCTAGGTACCGGTGTGACCACGTACTCCCTCCACCCTGGGGTCGTTCAGACAGATCTGTGGCGCCACCTGAGCGCCCCTGAGAGGTTCTTCATAAGCATAGCCAGACCTTTCACCAAAAACTCAATCCAGGGAGCTCAGACCACCATTTACTGTGCCGTGGAGCCGTCTCTAGAGAAGGAGAGCGGCGGATATTACAGGTACAGTTTGTTCCATCAGGTCAAAGTTAATGAGATAGTTGGTAGAAAATGACCATGTTCTGGGCTTGGTCTCTGTGGCTTTTATCTCCCTAAGCATCACTTTCTGAAATATCAAGTTAAGGTAGCTTATCTTAACCTTTGGTTGTTTCCAGTGACTGCGCTCCTGCCAGCTGCTCCGCTGCTGGAAAAGACGACGAGCTGGCACAGAAGCTGTGGGAGCTGAGCTGCAAGATGCTCTCCTTGTCATGGGATTAAGGCCTTATGCCTGTTTACTAACTGATGCATCATTCCTTTAAAAACACGCACTAACAgccatttaaatttaaaactgcTTCCTGTTACACACAGCATTTTCCCTGCTGTGCTTTGtacatgtgtttttatattttaatatgagGTTTTACTATTTTTGATTATGATAAATTTTTTTACAGCTATAAAGTATTTCGAAAGTCTTTTTACTGGATTTGATTGGTCTTATTCCATGTTGCACTGTAAACCTGCATGCTTATTTAAACCAGGGAACAAAGGAAGCAACCAGGTCTGTAAACCTTGTCGTAGGAGCACCTGCTGATCCACTTAACTGTGGATTAGTTTGGTTGTGGTGGGTTAATCCAGGCCCATTATCAGGATCATTTCACTGCCTGTCATTCTGAATAATTTTCTTAATTAAAGAATTGAAatttcaaatgtaaaaactgtGTTTGAGTCCCAATGAAAAAGATACAagattgtttttagttttactttttatactGCATTAGCTTTCCAGCAGGTATACCTAGATAGACTTAACATATTCAGATTGGAACAAGGAAGGCTTTCATTGGTAATAATCAAAAGCAAATAATATCAATGCCAGGAAGACAtattacaaatatatttaatgtttttttttttttttttttacaatactgaaaattaaagaaatgaaGCTAAATGGTTGAAagttaaaaataccttttaaagcagacTGCAAGATGCTCAAAGGAGTCTCCAAAAAGATTAGATTACATCAGAATGCAGACAAAGACCAACACTGCATTATTTGAAGACCAGAACAGAGGACCTGTTACAAACCTATTACAGTAATACAGGAGAAGACCCTCAGGCGACCTGAAGTatggaggtggaagtgtcatggaAGCAGAAAACTTCCAGAACCATCTGTATTTCTCAACAGCTGACTTGACGTAGACAAACAAAGAACATCCTTTTATAAACGGATCGAAGACACGGTAATTCTTGGAGCTGAGGCCGTGATACCGTGGCATCTTATCGGGGACTCTTTGTCCCTGGAGCCCACAAACGGCCTTCTGTAGATCCATTGCTGTGGGCCCTGATTATACATTGGGCCATAGATTAACTGACAGGGAGAGGGGGTGGTTACTAAGTAATGTAGGTGAGTAAGCATGTTTTGCTGTCAGTTCCAGAGAACAGAAGAAAATAGGTCATTAACTTATCTACTTTTTATTGTATAAATCAACTCAAGACAACTTGCACTTCTACATCTTATGTGCTCTGGTCATGGaggtatatttatttttctacataTTCTAAGTTATTTTTGGTTGCATAACATTTTTGCACACAGTGTAGTtgcataatttgttttaaaatcagatTGCATTCAAAAAGCCGCCTTTAAAGCTGGAATTCTGCTTTCGCTCCAGCAAACTGCTTCTCCTGTAAAAACAGTCATTCAGACAAAACATGGGATTTACTAATAATTGATTTATAATATTTCACTTAAAGTCTGAGGTTTATATTAATAAAACTAAGGTTTGTTGTAAAACCTTAGTATTTCTATATGTTAGAACAGCCCATACAGCCTCTCTATTGTATAACATGTTGATTAAACTTGGTTTAATCACTTGCAAGCTGCCATAAATGTGTGCACTGGGGTCCTTCATCTCCATGGTCACATATACAATCAatcattaatattttataaccAAAAGAAGCTGCCTATAAGAATGAGCTGTGGGTCTGGCTGAGCAGTGATAACATCTCTGAGGGATGGATGCTGGGATGCATCGAGGCGTTACTAAACTGCTCTGAACGCACAGTTTAAAGGTgagtttaaacacaaaaaagcacCTTAagcagatttttcttttgttttaattcagtcaaGATGCCTTGGAGTGAGAAAAACTCGATTTAgggtttcatttttatttttggagttTGTTTAGGATGGAAGAAGCAGAAGATGGAGTTGCTGTTGTGGGGATTGGCTGCAACTTTCCAGGAGGTAATAAAAATTTCAGAgctctttttgtctgttttgctATTTTAGTTTGATATATTTcctataataattttatttaggatttttcAGAAACGGAAGATATACATTAACAGATGTGATCAAAGAAAGTTTTTCTGTATCAAAAgtttatgaaatatattttttcgtGATTAAAATGAAATCGCATCTTATTAAAACTTCCGTGTGTATTGGTAGCATTCATTCttggtatttattttaataataaaagtgATGATTTCCACTGGAGCCAACCCAGGTTGTTTGAGTCCCTAGGCAGAATTTAAATAAGGGCTCAGCTCCAGTTCATCCCCTAGCATCACTAGACTTTCTGTCTCTATTGGCAACGTTGATCTTTATTATAATGTTATTGCTATTCTTTTTGTCctctattattttttgtttttgcttgttcCACAGCACGGGCTATGTTTGATGTTGCAATGGGAAAAGGGATATTACTCTgtaatttacaaacaaaaaggaaaatgaagcaagattttcagcatttcttttaagaaataaaagtcCTTTAAGGTTTGTCTCTTGcagcttttcacatctagagactgaaatgcttgcccattattctttgcaaaaataatgAGAATTTTGATTCTTATGACTTGAGGTAATATTAACGTTTTGGAACGGTTCCACGAGAGGCCCAACCTGAATCTgttagagaatctgtggagaaattagggtgatggcaaggaggctttCCAACATCAAAGACCTGGACCTCATCTCAGAAGAAGGATCGTTAAGAATACCGGTGGAAAGGCTCCAATGAGCTTTTCAGTAAATATGAGAAGTGTTTAATTGTTGTAAACACAATAAAAGCTTTTCATGAATCATTGAGAAGTACATAAGTAATTTACCACATGCCCATTTTGTTAGAATACAGGgtactttttctgtttatttttttcatatttaaggtAAACAACACCAGTGTACTGCAAAGCTTGTCTTATATGTGTAACATAAAACAACCAGAAAGGATAAACTGTATTTCTTTATTCTggattttaaatagttttacaaAATGAGCCTCATGTTGCATTAAAGAGGACTTCAACTCTGCAATGAAGAACCTAAATGCACTTTAACACCAGCATCCAGTCTGTGCATCAGGACTTCTAGTAGCTCTACTCCTACAATGACCCACAAATCAACTTAAAGCAATTCCACTTAATGTGACCTTTTGACTCTTGAAATTTTAGATATTCTCTTTCAGATTTTCCCAATCATGTAGAAATTTAATCGGCACCTCCACCTACTTTTACATTTGACTTCCTAAACATGTGCCCGGTGGTTCTTTTCCAACGTTCAACTAAAATATTAAACTAATAATTTCTTTgcatacattgtttttttaccCACAGGTGAAGGGCTTGACAATTTCTGgaaggttctggtggagggtcggAACTGTTCTGTTCCAATCCCCAGACAGAGGTTCGACATTGCAAGCTGGTATGACCCAGATGACACCAAACTGGGTAAATCACGCACAGCCAAGGCCGCTCTCATTGATGGGTATGAACCGTTGATCCAGCCTTGTATTTCACCAAATGAATTGTGTAACTGTAAAACAATATAGCACTTAGAAGtggtttctttttatgaatgcCATTATTCATCTCAGTCCACACATTTGTGATATTGATACTAATGTTGTTCCTTGTtgcagctttagtttctgctctGTCAAATTTCTACACCTACACATTATCCAAGTCAATGCTGATGAAGCTGTGCAACAACAGAGGGAAAATGCAGCTCAAAATTGTATAATTTTTGGGCCGATGGGCatcaataaagaaaaataaaatacaaatttcctGTAGATGGTTGTTGCTGCATTGCAAACACAGAGCAGAGGTTCtgagttaaaaacaataaaacaatcaaaTGTAAAGGAATTTTTAATACCAagcaacaggaaaaaaacaatacatatttCAGCGCTAAAACAAATTGGAGTCAGTGGCacaaaaatacatcaaagaGATACATATTGCTCTAAAActaatttgaaagaaaaatcctgaaacatttacattttcaccaAACTACATAATCTGATCAAATCTTGTGCCAGTAGCACCAATTACTATCCAATAATATGCAAAAATGTAACTCAGATTTCCTGTagctagctgtgctgcagtgccTAAAATGGCTTCTGCAAAAAGGAGTGTAGGTTCAACGATGGatgcattttttgttgttgttttgtctgTTGGCACCACAGTAAACTAAGAGCCAATAAGACATtctgctttatgttttttaaaggaCATTTCTGTGAAGTTAAGCTTCAATCCCACCACAAGGAAAACCTCAGTActtctttttctgttaatcCCAGCGTAGCTATGCAACAATAAAGCCAAAATatgcaaacaaaaaatcaataatcaaaatattttcaacaaatatCACAAATAATCCTtttactcgtacttgtcgtcttccgctttatctgggaccgggtcgcgggggcagcagattcagcagagacgcccagacatccctctcgccagacacctcctccagctcctccgggtggagcacaaggcgttcccaggccagccgagagacatagtccctccagcatgtcctgggccgtcccctgggcctcctcccggtgggacgtgcctggaacacctcccgaggaaggcttccaggaggcatctggtatagatgcccaagccacctcaactagctcctctcaatgtggaggagcagcggctctactccgagcccctcccggatggccgagctcctcaccctatctctaagggagtgcccggccaccctacggaagaagctcatttcagccgcttgtatccgggatctcgttctttcggtcatgacccaaagttcatggccataggtgagggtaggaacgtagaccgaccggtaaatcgagagcttcgcttttcggctcagctctctcttcaccacaacgcacagcacagtgcccccattatctcctgctccattattcccccactcgtgaacaagaccccaaaatACTTaaacttgaggcaggaactcccctccaacctgaagaggacaagccacccttttccggtcgagaaccatagcctcggacttggaggagctgatcctcatcccagccgcttcacactcggctgcgaaccgccccagtgcatgctgtaggtcttggctagagggggccagcaggaccatgtcatctgcaaaaagaagagacgaaatcctctggtccccgaaccagaccccctccggcccttggctgcacctagaaatcctgtccataaaagttatgaacaggaccggtgacaaagggcagccctgccggagtccaacatgcaccgggaacaggtccgacttagtgtcggcaatgcgaaccaaactcctgctccgcttgtaaggagaccggatggcccctagtaaagggcccccgattccatactcctagagccccccccacagggcatcacaaaggacacagtcgaatgctttgtccaggtccacaaaacacatgtggaccggttgggcaaactcccatgaaccctcgagcaccctgtagagggtagatagctggtccagtgttgcacggccgggacgaaaaccacactgctcctcctgaagccaaggttcaactatcggccggactctcctctccaatacctaggcgtaggccttaccagggaggctgaggagtgtgatccccctgtagttggaacacaccctccggtgacccttcttatgaagggggaccaccaccccagtctgccagtccagaggcactgtccccgaccgccacgcaatgttgaagaggcgtgtcaaccatgacagccccacaacatccagagacttgaggtactcagagcggatctcatccacccccgaagccctgccaccactgagctttttaaccacctcggtgacttcagcctgggtgatgaaagagtccaaccccgagtccccagcctttgtttttccaccagggaatgcgtgatggcaggattgaggagatcctcgaagtattccttccaccgcccaataatgtccccagtcgaggtcagcagctccccacccccacagtaaatagtgttggcgaagcactgcttccccctcctgaggcgccggacggtttgccagaatcgcttcgaggccaaccgatagtccttctccatggtctcaccgagctcctcccaggcctgagtttttgcctctgccactgcccgggccgcggcacgcttggcctcacggtacccatcagccgcctcaggagtcccacaagccaaccacagccgataggactccttcttcagcttgacagtgtcccttactgccggtgtccaccaccgggttcggggattgcagctgcaacaggcaccgcagaccttacggccgcagctatgggcagcagcattgacaataggtgcggagaacatggtccactcagactctatgtctccaacatcccccgggatctggtcgaagctctcccggaggtgggagttgaatacatccctggccaagggctccgcctgacgttcccagcagaccctcactatgcgcttgggcctgccaagtctgtccggctttctcttcctccagcggatccaactcaccaccaggtggtgatcagtggacagctcagcccctatCTTCACCCGAGTGCCCAAAACaagcggccgaaggtctgatgatacgacaactaagtcgatcattgacctcctgcctagggtgtcctggtgccaagtgcactgatggataaccttatgtttgaacatggtgttcattatggacaatccgtgactagcacagaagtccaataacaaaataccactcggattcagatcggggaggccattcctcctgatcacgcctctccaggtgtcactatcGTTTCACATGTGGGCATTGAAGtaccccagcagaataatggagtccccgggaggggtactatccagcaaccccgacagggacgccaagaaagccgggtactccgcactaccactcggcccgtaggctgaaatgatagtcagagacctctccccaacccaaaggcgcagggatgcgaccctctcatccactggggtaaaccccaacacgagacggctgagctggggagcaacaagcaaacccaccccagcccgccgcctctccctgtgggccactccagagtagaagagagtccagcccctctcgaggagataggtttcagagcccatgctgtgcgtggaggcgagcccgactatttctagttgatatctctcgacctcccgcacaagctcaggctccttccccccccagcgaggtgacattccacgtccctagagccagcctaagtatccatggatcgggccgccgaggtctccaccttcatccaccGGCcagtcctctttgcaccggtccctc encodes the following:
- the rdh12l gene encoding retinol dehydrogenase 12, like isoform X1, which produces MQALRNLFRAPWSSDVKLDGQTAVITGANTGIGKETAIDLAKRGARVILACRDMEKAQAAVTEIVESSGNDGVVCMKLDLSDSKSIREFAEEINKNEAKLNFLINNAGVMVCPYGKTADGFEMQIGVNHFGHFLLTYLLIDLIKRSAPARIINVSSMAHSWGSITLEDINSEKSYNKNKAYAQSKLANVLFTRSLAKRLEGTGVTTYSLHPGVVQTDLWRHLSAPERFFISIARPFTKNSIQGAQTTIYCAVEPSLEKESGGYYSDCAPASCSAAGKDDELAQKLWELSCKMLSLSWD
- the rdh12l gene encoding retinol dehydrogenase 12, like isoform X2; protein product: MEKAQAAVTEIVESSGNDGVVCMKLDLSDSKSIREFAEEINKNEAKLNFLINNAGVMVCPYGKTADGFEMQIGVNHFGHFLLTYLLIDLIKRSAPARIINVSSMAHSWGSITLEDINSEKSYNKNKAYAQSKLANVLFTRSLAKRLEGTGVTTYSLHPGVVQTDLWRHLSAPERFFISIARPFTKNSIQGAQTTIYCAVEPSLEKESGGYYSDCAPASCSAAGKDDELAQKLWELSCKMLSLSWD